A single Sporosarcina sp. FSL W8-0480 DNA region contains:
- a CDS encoding cytochrome d ubiquinol oxidase subunit II: MNLEILGITVLWSFLFGYIVVGAIDFGAGFFNAYSLLTGKERVLTKVIQRYLSPVWEVTNVFLVFFFVGIIGFFPKTAFYYGTTLLVPVSIGVILLAIRGSYYAFETYGPRRHKGYSFMYGLSGLLLPASLSIVLTISEGGFIEMVNGHPVLDYWVLFTSPLTWSIVVLSISATLYISAVFLTWYANKAGDIDATDLLRKYALIWSLPTIITAGGIVFELRRHNFEHYSNIQTFWLLFLVSFFMFIGTVWLLWKRRNYGWAFGLLVGQFFFAFFGYGASHYPYLLYPHLTLYDSFTNPAMAISLVVVFILGLGLLIPSLVLLMRLFLFNKDYVRGKDNFHA; encoded by the coding sequence ATGAACCTCGAAATATTAGGAATCACGGTTCTTTGGTCGTTCCTATTCGGTTATATTGTCGTTGGTGCAATTGATTTTGGCGCCGGGTTTTTCAATGCATACAGCCTTCTGACAGGAAAAGAGCGGGTTCTTACGAAGGTCATCCAACGCTATTTATCCCCTGTCTGGGAAGTGACGAATGTATTTTTAGTCTTCTTCTTCGTAGGGATTATCGGATTCTTTCCGAAGACGGCATTCTATTACGGAACGACTCTATTGGTACCCGTCAGCATCGGAGTCATCCTGCTTGCGATACGCGGCTCGTATTATGCGTTTGAAACTTACGGTCCAAGAAGACATAAAGGCTATTCGTTCATGTATGGACTTTCCGGGCTATTGCTTCCCGCATCCCTTTCCATCGTCCTCACCATTTCAGAAGGCGGCTTTATAGAAATGGTGAACGGGCATCCTGTACTTGATTACTGGGTGCTGTTCACGAGTCCTCTGACGTGGTCGATAGTTGTCCTAAGCATATCCGCAACACTATATATTTCAGCAGTTTTCTTAACTTGGTATGCCAATAAAGCAGGGGATATCGATGCGACGGACTTGCTTCGGAAATACGCACTCATTTGGTCACTGCCAACTATCATCACAGCAGGTGGCATCGTTTTCGAATTGCGAAGGCATAATTTCGAACACTATAGCAATATCCAGACATTTTGGCTACTGTTCCTTGTTTCATTTTTCATGTTCATTGGTACGGTTTGGTTACTGTGGAAGCGGCGTAATTATGGCTGGGCGTTCGGGTTGCTTGTAGGGCAATTCTTCTTTGCGTTTTTCGGATATGGCGCATCGCATTACCCGTATTTGCTCTACCCGCATTTGACGCTTTACGACAGCTTCACGAACCCGGCTATGGCAATTTCACTTGTTGTCGTTTTCATCTTAGGACTTGGTTTACTGATTCCGTCGTTAGTGCTGCTTATGCGTCTGTTCCTGTTCAATAAAGACTATGTGCGTGGAAAGGATAACTTCCATGCGTAA
- a CDS encoding cytochrome ubiquinol oxidase subunit I: MGNEEAVFYSRVLTELTLSFHIIYATIGVGVPLMIMIAQWVGIKKNDEHYILLARRWARGFVITVAVGVVTGTAIGLQLSLLWPTFMEFAGNVIALPLFMETFAFFFEAIFLGIYLYTWDRFENQKKHLLLLVPVAIGASFSAVFITMVNAFMNAPQGFDIVNGELVNINPIIAMFNPAMPTKVAHVVITAYMTAAFVLAAIAAFRLLKGSDHIYHKKALFLTMKLGFIFSLATALIGDFSGKYLAEYQPEKLAAAEWHFETQENAPLILLGVLSDGEVKYALEIPFGLSMLAHNNPKAEVIGLDQFPEDEIPPLYIHYLFNIMVFIGMWMTILSALYWIGVNRGWKRVSTSWFRWLIVLGAPLTMIAIESGWWLAEVGRQPWILRNIMRVEDAATTSGQVDLMLMLFALLYLILGVGSIVVLRRMFIKNPVEQELADRHMEKGGDLR; the protein is encoded by the coding sequence ATGGGAAATGAAGAGGCTGTTTTTTATTCGCGAGTCTTAACGGAACTAACGTTATCCTTCCATATCATTTACGCGACAATCGGTGTCGGTGTTCCACTCATGATCATGATTGCCCAATGGGTAGGTATCAAAAAAAACGATGAACATTATATATTGCTTGCAAGAAGATGGGCGCGCGGATTTGTCATTACGGTCGCAGTTGGTGTCGTGACAGGAACTGCAATTGGTCTGCAATTATCTTTGCTATGGCCAACTTTCATGGAGTTTGCAGGGAATGTCATTGCACTCCCACTTTTCATGGAAACATTCGCATTCTTTTTTGAAGCTATTTTCCTCGGAATTTATTTATATACGTGGGACCGATTTGAGAATCAGAAAAAGCATTTGCTGCTATTGGTACCGGTTGCAATCGGTGCATCGTTTTCAGCTGTATTCATAACGATGGTGAATGCGTTTATGAATGCCCCCCAAGGCTTCGACATCGTCAATGGGGAACTTGTTAACATCAATCCGATCATCGCCATGTTCAACCCCGCGATGCCGACGAAAGTGGCGCATGTCGTTATTACGGCTTATATGACTGCAGCTTTTGTGTTAGCGGCGATTGCAGCATTCCGATTATTGAAAGGCTCGGATCATATTTATCATAAAAAAGCACTTTTTCTAACGATGAAATTAGGGTTCATCTTCTCACTTGCAACGGCATTAATAGGGGATTTCTCCGGTAAGTATTTGGCGGAGTACCAACCAGAAAAGTTAGCTGCTGCAGAATGGCATTTTGAAACACAGGAAAATGCCCCACTCATCTTACTTGGTGTGTTAAGTGACGGGGAAGTGAAGTATGCCCTTGAAATTCCTTTCGGGCTTTCCATGTTAGCGCATAATAATCCGAAAGCTGAAGTCATCGGTCTGGATCAATTCCCGGAGGATGAAATACCGCCGTTATATATCCATTATTTATTCAACATCATGGTGTTTATTGGCATGTGGATGACAATCCTATCCGCTTTGTATTGGATTGGCGTCAATCGAGGGTGGAAACGCGTTTCTACAAGCTGGTTCCGTTGGCTGATTGTCCTTGGAGCACCACTGACGATGATTGCCATCGAGTCAGGTTGGTGGCTTGCTGAAGTAGGAAGGCAACCTTGGATTCTCCGCAATATCATGCGCGTAGAGGACGCGGCGACGACAAGCGGGCAAGTTGACTTAATGCTCATGTTGTTTGCACTATTATATCTCATCCTTGGAGTCGGAAGTATCGTCGTCCTCAGACGAATGTTCATCAAAAACCCTGTAGAGCAAGAGCTTGCCGATCGACATATGGAAAAGGGCGGTGATTTACGATGA